In the Lates calcarifer isolate ASB-BC8 unplaced genomic scaffold, TLL_Latcal_v3 _unitig_450_quiver_2000, whole genome shotgun sequence genome, TTCCCAGCAGCTCGGAGCGATTAACTTCTGGCCAACGCCAGAGacttctgcagctcctccagatGGTTGTTAGCTTGTGTGATCATCATACGAATGGCGTCCTGAAAGAATAATGAGAGGAACATCATCAGCAGCGATTTATACAGCGTTATTCATCCACATGAATATGGATATGATttggaaagacacacacctgtatacagtctcacagctgacaatacTTATCATATtctaataaacacatttaatattGTGCAGTCTTCCTCAGATCTGTGCCTCTACACgatcctgtctctgagctctcaCAGTTCCTCCCTCCTCATTGCTTGGGTTTGACTCTGATGTCTGATGTGAGTTCTTTACTGTCATGGCAGGACAATGGGACAGTAAATGACCTGGCTATGtgatagaaagaaaaacacagtcttCCCATCTCTGTACCTGGTTTGTGGCGTCCTTATTCCTCTTGAACTCGGCTCTCGCCAGTCTGCGAGgtacttcctgtctgcctcGTCTGGTACCTGTCGTATGGTCCTCAGCATGTTTCTGTAAATCCCCAACACCCTCTGCCTCTGTAAGAACTGAGAACAACTCAGCAGTTTAGACACATCCTTCTATGATGGGAGGaacactgtgtttctgacagTGAGGGGTTTAAATGATAAGACCAGGATTCCTGGGAGTGGTTTCATATCAAGCACAGTCTGTCTCAGGTAGAAAACAGCTGGTGAGACTGACATTAAGCCTGGAAACAAACTCTCCCCAACAGTCTGGAGGGAGGTGTCTGAAATTAAGCCTGAGTTACTGCAGTTAGCAAGATAAATACAAACCCACCAGCCTTTACCTGGAGgtctacacacatacacatcacatATCCATTAATAGACATATACTTCCATTATTTATCTTCATAAAAGCAAATTAAAGATTTGTCGTGttttgacgtttttttttttaatatccaCACTCAGACCTGCTTATTCATGTAATTCTCCAATCAGACAATCAATAGCAGCAGTGTGATGTATAAAATCCTGCAGATCAAAAACAGCCTTTACTCAGAAtggagccaaaaacaaaaaacattcagttaagtgagagaggtcagaggtcatggtcagacTGGGTGgagctacagtaactcagataactactctttacaactgtggtgaacagaacAGAAGAACAACACCTCCATCTTGGAGGCAGATGGACTACAACAATGTCGGACCACATCAGGTTCCACTACCGTCAGACAGGTACAGacatctgaggctgcagtggacacaggctcaccacaACGGAACAGTTATTAATGTTCAAATTAACGTTATCTTAATGGTCTCGCATTATCAAGTCAACCCTGAACCGAGAACCTGATCAGTTCTCCCGCTGCCAGCAGCCTGACTCAGAG is a window encoding:
- the LOC108900086 gene encoding LOW QUALITY PROTEIN: LYR motif-containing protein 2-like (The sequence of the model RefSeq protein was modified relative to this genomic sequence to represent the inferred CDS: inserted 2 bases in 2 codons) — its product is MAISRIPPXALSLKQFLQRQRVLGIYRNMLRTIRQVPDEADRKYLADWXRAEFKRNKDATNQDAIRMMITQANNHLEELQKSLALARS